One stretch of Xiphophorus hellerii strain 12219 chromosome 21, Xiphophorus_hellerii-4.1, whole genome shotgun sequence DNA includes these proteins:
- the LOC116712152 gene encoding CD276 antigen-like isoform X2 gives MAEKSVLKTLLVLVLVPLLAVSEADPEVSCVFRQNCLLPCQIQFNSDLVIHWSNASSAGDSVVHSYYDGQDQLGQQNQNFKDRTSLIQDQISRGNASLLLKEVKIQDEGRYKCNTSTSTGHKESFINLKIDAPVSTIRIYQDGNRITCSSEGIYPQPELTWSTEPPSNTALQTRTTVHQTEEKLYDISSSLTVPDGSDRIYSCTVRTRRNIRMETLKHKDAEISCNFKQSCILPCSFQSYGEPILHWTQLESSELRVHSYYDNQDQLGLQNQNFRSRTSLFQDQISRGNASLLLREDQLQDQGRYNCYISTIKGHEESIIRLSVDAPVSDIRIHQDGNRITCSSEGIYPPPELTWSTEPPSNTTLQTRTTVHQTEEKLYDISSSLTVPDGSDRIYSCTIRTRRNQRRATFRKQSSVTVTTDETTLPCSGLSGSVMTVVWRFDHQTVLNQTGRNRSVSERWRKHVKDVSEHGDLSLQGLDPDLEGNYSCETSDKDETMVTQITVRRDDKPSWIIWLVIGIIFMIVIFSSLLYFCCKRRKGKNQPATTSEWLHFALY, from the exons ATGGCAGAGAAATCTGTCCTTAAAaccctcctggttctggttctggttcctctgcTGGCCGTTTCTGAAGCAG ATCCGGAGGTTTCCTGTGTTTTCAGACAGAACTGCCTGCTGCCCTGTCAGATCCAGTTCAACTCTGATCTGGTGATCCACTGGTCCAACGCGTCGTCAGCTGGAGACTCTGTGGTTCACTCCTACTATGACGGCCAGGACCAGCTGggtcagcagaaccagaactttaagGACCGGACATCACTGATCCAGGATCAGATCTCCAGAGGAAACGCCTCCCTGCTGCTGAAGGAGGTGAAGATCCAGGATGAGGGGAGATATAAATGCAACACCAGCACCAGCACAGGACATAAAGAATCATTTATAAACCTGAAAATAGACg ctcCAGTTTCTACAATCAGAATCTATCAGGATGGAAACAGGatcacctgcagctcagaggggaTCTACCCTcaacctgaactcacctggtcCACTGAGCCTCCATCCAACACGGCTCTGCAGACCAGAACCACAGTCCATCAGACTGAGGAGAAGCTTTATGacatcagcagctctctgaCGGTTCCAGACGGTTCTGATCGGATCTACAGCTGCACcgtcagaaccaggaggaacaTCAGGATGGAAACCCTAAAACACAAAG ATGCAGAAATTTCCTGCAACTTCAAGCAGAGCTGCATCTTACCCTGCAGCTTCCAGAGCTACGGTGAACCCATCCTCCACTGGACTCAGCTGGAATCCTCAGAGCTGAGAGTTCATTCTTATTATGACAACCAGGACCAACTGggtctccagaaccagaacttcagAAGCAGAACGTCTCTGTTTCAGGATCAGATCTCCAGAGGAAACGCCTCCCTGCTGCTGAGAGAAGATCAGCTTCAGGATCAGGGAAGATACAACTGCTACATCAGCACCATTAAAGGACATGAAGAGTCAATAATAAGACTGAGTGTGGATG CTCCAGTCTCTGACATCAGAATCCATCAGGATGGAAACAGGatcacctgcagctcagaggggaTCTACCCTCcacctgaactcacctggtcCACTGAGCCTCCATCCAACACGACTCTTCAGACCAGAACCACAGTCCATCAGACTGAGGAGAAGCTTTATGacatcagcagctctctgaCGGTTCCAGACGGTTCTGATCGGATCTACAGCTGcaccatcagaaccaggaggaaccagaggagaGCAACGTTCAGGAAACAAT CATCAGTTACCGTGACAACAGATGAAACAACGCTTCCCTGCTCGGGGCTGAGCGGTTCAGTGATGACTGTAGTCTGGAGGTTCGACCATCAGACGGTCCTGAACCAGACGGGAAGGAACCGGTCCGTGTCAGAGAGGTGGAGGAAACATGTGAAGGATGTTTCAGAGCATGGAGACCTCAGTCTGCAGGGACTAGATCCTGATCTGGAGGGAAACTACAGCTGTGAGACCAGCGACAAAGACGAAACCATGGTAACCCAGATCACTGTGAGGAGAGACG ataaACCATCCTGGATAATTTGGTTGGTGATTGGAATCATTTTTATGATAGTGatattttcttctctgctttatttctgctgtaaaagaagaaaaggtaaaaatcaGCCAGCAACAACTTCTGAATGGTTACATTTTGCTTTGTACTGA
- the LOC116712279 gene encoding CD276 antigen-like, protein MLPCRIELGSDPLIHWYQDSAGDVVVHSYYDGRDQLGYQNQNFQNRTSLFQDQISRGNASLLLKEVKIQDEGRYKCYTSIRTGYKELFINLKTEAPVSDIRIHQDGNRITCSSEGIYPQPELTWSTEPPSNTALNESTRIQKTEDQLYDISSSLTGPDEDNDVIYSCTVRTRSNNMIETYTIGRSHKEEDSPWWLIGGLVAAAVAGLIIGVVVGYLYERCKSKKSKNGSESDGKPENKDCEMDGDGCGRKCRMFPHKRKNPNISSIRPFYPPLNHRGPEGSWGQNPTVNGREAGSPGQVNGDRSTRKGHQERSPGQVTRKGHQDRSTWKGQPGQVNQDRSTWTGHQDRSTWTSQPGKVTRTGQPGQVNQDRSPGQVNLDRSTWTGQPGQVTRTGQPGKVNQDRLTWTDPEVSCVFRQSCMLPCRIQLGSDPLIHWYQDSAGDVLVHSYYEGRDQLGYQNQNFQNRTSLIQDQIYRGNASLLLKEVKIQDEGRYKCYTSIRTGYKELFINLKTEAPVSDIRIHQDGNRITCSSEGIYPQPELTWSTEPPSNTTLNESTRIQKTEDQLYDISSSLTVPDGSDWIYSCTIRTRSNNKTATLNKTGRSHKEKDSPWWLIGGLVAAAVAGLIIGVVVGCLCKRCKSKKSKSGPESQSASGGKPENKEETEMVLLNGNTEESDSKQELRQQENIEDSVIEEPRETDILETQK, encoded by the exons ATGTTACCCTGTCGGATCGAGCTTGGCTCTGATCCGCTCATCCACTGGTACCAAGATTCAGCTGGAGATGTTGTGGTTCACTCCTACTATGATGGCAGAGATCAGCTGGgttaccagaaccagaactttcaGAACCGGACATCACTGTTCCAGGATCAGATCTCCAGAGGAAACGCCTCCCTGCTGCTGAAGGAGGTGAAGATCCAGGATGAGGGAAGATATAAATGTTACACCAGCATCAGAACAGGATATAAAGAATTATTTATAAACCTGAAAACAGAAG CTCCAGTCTCTGACATCAGAATCCATCAGGATGGAAACAGGatcacctgcagctcagaggggaTCTACCCTcaacctgaactcacctggtcCACTGAGCCTCCATCCAACACGGCTCTGAATGAAAGTACCAGGATCCAGAAAACTGAAGATCAGCTTTATGacatcagcagctctctgaCGGGTCCAGATGAAGATAATGATGTGATCTACAGCTGCACCGTCAGAACCAGGAGCAACAACATGATAGAAACTTATACAATAG GACGTTCACATAAAGAAGAAGATTCACCCTGGTGGCTGATTGGTGGTTTGGTTGCAGCAGCAGTGGCTGGACTGATTATAGGAGTGGTAGTCGGGTATTTATATGAAAG atgtaaaagtaaaaagagtaaaaatggaTCAGAATCAGAtggaaaacctgaaaacaaaga TTGTGAGATGGATGGAGATGGATGTGGAAGAAAGTGCAGAATGTTTCCTCATAagagaaaaaacccaaacatttcatccatccgtccattttATCCACCATTAAACCATCGGGGGCCTGAGGGGAGCTGGGGCCAAAATCCAACTGTCAAcggacgagaggcggggtcaccagGACAGGTCAACGGGGACAGGTCAACTAGGAAAGGTCACCAGGAAAGGTCACCAGGACAGGTCACCAGGAAAGGTCACCAGGACAGGTCAACATGGAAAGGTCAACCTGGACAGGTCAACCAGGACAGGtcaacctggacaggtcaccaggaCAGGTCAACCTGGACAAGTCAACCTGGAAAGGTCACCAGGACAGGTCAACCTGGACAGGTCAACCAGGACAGGTCACCAGGACAGGTCAACCTGGACAGGTCAACCTGGACAGGtcaacctggacaggtcaccaggaCAGGTCAACCTGGAAAGGTCAACCAGGACAGGTtaacctggacag ATCCAGAGGTTTCCTGTGTTTTCAGACAGAGCTGCATGTTACCCTGTCGGATCCAGCTTGGCTCTGATCCGCTCATCCACTGGTACCAAGATTCAGCTGGAGATGTTCTGGTTCACTCCTACTATGAAGGCAGAGATCAGCTGGgttaccagaaccagaactttcaGAACCGGACATCACTGATCCAGGATCAGATCTATAGAGGAAACGCCTCCCTGCTGCTGAAGGAGGTGAAGATCCAGGATGAGGGAAGATATAAATGTTACACCAGCATCAGAACAGGATATAAAGAATTATTTATAAACCTGAAAACAGAAG CTCCAGTCTCTGACATCAGAATCCATCAGGATGGAAACAGGatcacctgcagctcagaggggaTCTACCCTcaacctgaactcacctggtcCACTGAGCCTCCATCCAACACGACTCTGAATGAAAGTACCAGGATCCAGAAAACTGAAGATCAGCTTTATGacatcagcagctctctgaCGGTTCCAGACGGTTCTGATTGGATCTACAGCTGcaccatcagaaccaggagcaacaacaaaacagcaactttaaacaaaacag GACGTTCACATAAAGAAAAAGATTCACCCTGGTGGCTGATTGGTGGTTTGGTTGCAGCAGCAGTGGCTGGACTGATTATAGGAGTGGTAGTCGGGTGTTTATGTAAAAG atgtaaaagtaaaaagagtaAAAGTGGACCAGAATCACAATCAGCATCAGGtggaaaacctgaaaacaaaga GGAGACGGAGATGGTCCTTTTAAACGGTAACACAGAAGAATCTGACAGTAAACAAGAATTAAGACAACAGGAAAATATAGAAGATTCTGTCATTGAGGAACCCAGAGAGACGGACATCTTGGAAACACAGAAGTGA
- the LOC116712152 gene encoding butyrophilin subfamily 3 member A2-like isoform X1, with amino-acid sequence MAEKSVLKTLLVLVLVPLLAVSEADPEVSCVFRQNCLLPCQIQFNSDLVIHWSNASSAGDSVVHSYYDGQDQLGQQNQNFKDRTSLIQDQISRGNASLLLKEVKIQDEGRYKCNTSTSTGHKESFINLKIDAPVSTIRIYQDGNRITCSSEGIYPQPELTWSTEPPSNTALQTRTTVHQTEEKLYDISSSLTVPDGSDRIYSCTVRTRRNIRMETLKHKESAGGLAWKVILGLTGPAGAAAAAFLKKKCNKKKDKEKDEEKDTKKDKKKEKDSKKGESESFGHFSEEIDSGNIKPLEEIRQKMKDEVKEEMRNIKMSLTMHDPERESTQSPGKLQPLQMSCSCEGAEPNR; translated from the exons ATGGCAGAGAAATCTGTCCTTAAAaccctcctggttctggttctggttcctctgcTGGCCGTTTCTGAAGCAG ATCCGGAGGTTTCCTGTGTTTTCAGACAGAACTGCCTGCTGCCCTGTCAGATCCAGTTCAACTCTGATCTGGTGATCCACTGGTCCAACGCGTCGTCAGCTGGAGACTCTGTGGTTCACTCCTACTATGACGGCCAGGACCAGCTGggtcagcagaaccagaactttaagGACCGGACATCACTGATCCAGGATCAGATCTCCAGAGGAAACGCCTCCCTGCTGCTGAAGGAGGTGAAGATCCAGGATGAGGGGAGATATAAATGCAACACCAGCACCAGCACAGGACATAAAGAATCATTTATAAACCTGAAAATAGACg ctcCAGTTTCTACAATCAGAATCTATCAGGATGGAAACAGGatcacctgcagctcagaggggaTCTACCCTcaacctgaactcacctggtcCACTGAGCCTCCATCCAACACGGCTCTGCAGACCAGAACCACAGTCCATCAGACTGAGGAGAAGCTTTATGacatcagcagctctctgaCGGTTCCAGACGGTTCTGATCGGATCTACAGCTGCACcgtcagaaccaggaggaacaTCAGGATGGAAACCCTAAAACACAAAG aaTCGGCAGGAGGTTTAGCCTGGAAGGTGATTCTGGGTCTGACTGGaccagcaggagcagcagcagccgcttttttaaagaaaaa GTGTAATAAGAAGAAGGACAAAGAGAAGGATGAGGAGAAGGACACAAAGAAGGACAAAAAGAAGGAGAAGGACTCAAAAAAAGGAGAATCAGAATCATTTGGACATTTTAGTGAAGAGATAGA CTCAGGTAACATTAAGCCTTTGGAAGAAATACGACAGAAGATGAAGGATgaagtaaaagaagaaatgagAAACATAAAGATGAGCCTGACCATGCATGACCCAGAGAGAGAGTCTACACAGAGTCCTGGAAAACTGCAGCCATTACAgatgagctgcagctgtgaAGGGGCGGAGCCTAACAgatga